A part of Biomphalaria glabrata chromosome 3, xgBioGlab47.1, whole genome shotgun sequence genomic DNA contains:
- the LOC106077610 gene encoding FMRFamide receptor-like: protein MPLNSSVFTLDLELDIQTVIFVRNIINYVITPILSVIGVVGNVINLVVLRQSGYKDTNVLLLESLSMADLILSLLNILLRTREFVQQFGAIIYIYSYGPFVIMAVVVNCHLGVIAVERVIAVCFPFHVSRIFIRSRVKLSIGFIYVFCIGTYSPLFFMFEPLWVNNQTAVVIVPSQIFLSNMEAIIVYLTTVAVNIYSITLPAIVIICSLFVGVKLLMRKLQLPMHCTQRRSKDLSAMKMILSVCLLVLFNNGSCLGMNYFFQAYALTEGPLYDLLKDLLTLIDQLNTSFNFFVYVAMSKKFLKTYRNFLSKCFQNKN, encoded by the coding sequence ATGCCTTTGAACAGTTCAGTGTTTACTCTAGACTTGGAGTTAGATATTCAAACTGTTATCTTTGTTCGTAACATTATAAACTATGTCATCACACCCATTCTGAGCGTCATCGGAGTTGTGGGAAACGTCATCAACTTGGTTGTACTACGTCAATCCGGCTACAAAGATACCAATGTCTTGCTGCTAGAGTCGCTGTCCATGGCTGACCTCATCTTGTCcttgttaaatattttactgAGGACACGAGAGTTCGTGCAGCAGTTTGGAGCCATCATTTACATCTACAGTTACGGCCCTTTCGTCATCATGGCGGTTGTGGTGAACTGCCATCTGGGGGTTATCGCCGTCGAAAGAGTCATTGCCGTCTGCTTTCCTTTTCACGTGTCAAGGATCTTCATCCGGTCACGCGTTAAGCTTTCCATCGGGTTCATCTACGTCTTCTGCATCGGGACGTACTCTCCCTTGTTTTTCATGTTTGAGCCTCTGTGGGTTAACAATCAGACAGCGGTCGTCATTGTCCCTTCCCAGATCTTCCTTTCCAACATGGAAGCGATCATCGTCTATCTCACCACAGTGGCCGTGAATATCTACTCCATCACCTTGCCAGCGATAGTCATCATTTGCAGTTTGTTTGTTGGGGTCAAACTGCTGATGCGAAAGCTTCAGCTACCTATGCACTGCACACAGAGACGCTCCAAGGACCTGAGCGCCATGAAGATGATTCTCTCCGTCTGTCTTTTGGTTTTGTTTAACAATGGGTCGTGTCTTGGGATGAACTACTTTTTTCAGGCGTATGCGTTGACCGAAGGACCGCTGTACGACCTTCTGAAAGATCTTCTGACTCTAATTGATCAGCTGAATACAtcatttaacttttttgtttatgtcGCCATGAGCAAGAAGTTCTTGAAAACGTATCGAAATTTTTTGTCTAAATGCTTTCAAAACAAGAATTAG
- the LOC106053506 gene encoding FMRFamide receptor-like: MQSTNYQSDLSANSSVYASVFELDLETVIFVRNIINFVITPVFSIIGVVGNVINLVVLRQSGYKDTNVLLLESLSLADLLLSLLNILLRTREFVQQFGAIIYIYSYGPFVIMAVVVNCHQTLIAIERVIAVCFPFHVSRIFIRSRVKVAIFFIYVFCIGTYSPLPVMFEPLWVNNQTLVVIVPSQIFISNMAGIIFYLTTVAANIYAIMLPAIVITCSFIVGVKLLIRELHLSSHCSQRRSKDLSAMKMILSVSFLVLFISATSGGMNYFFQVYELTEGPLYDFLKDLLTFINQLNTSFNFFFYVTMSKKFLKTYRRFFAFVSTRTVFPKLCSAER, encoded by the coding sequence TGTCTGCGAACAGTTCGGTGTATGCATCAGTCTTTGAATTAGATCTTGAGACTGTTATCTTTGTCCGTAACATTATCAACTTTGTCATCACGCCCGTTTTTAGCATCATAGGAGTTGTTGGAAACGTCATCAACTTGGTTGTACTACGTCAATCCGGCTACAAAGATACTAATGTCTTGCTGCTAGAGTCGCTGTCCCTGGCTGATCTCCTCCTGTCcttgttaaatattttactgAGGACACGAGAGTTCGTGCAACAGTTTGGAGCCATCATTTATATCTACAGTTACGGCCCTTTCGTCATCATGGCGGTTGTGGTGAACTGCCACCAGACATTAATCGCCATTGAGAGAGTCATTGCCGTCTGCTTTCCTTTTCACGTGTCAAGGATCTTCATCCGGTCACGTGTCAAAGTCGCCATCTTCTTTATCTACGTCTTCTGCATTGGGACATACTCTCCACTTCCGGTCATGTTTGAGCCTCTATGGGTTAACAATCAGACATTAGTCGTCATCGTACCTTCCCAGATCTTTATTTCCAATATGGCGGGAATTATCTTTTACCTCACGACAGTAGCAGCAAATATATACGCCATCATGTTACCAGCTATCGTCATCACTTGTAGTTTCATTGTTGGAGTCAAACTGTTGATAAGAGAACTACATTTGTCATCCCATTGCTCGCAAAGACGCTCCAAAGACCTGAGCGCCATGAAGATGATTCTCTCCGTaagttttttagttttattcatCAGCGCAACGTCAGGTGGaatgaactatttttttcaagtgtatgAACTCACCGAAGGACCGCTCTACGACTTTCTGAAGGATCTACTTACTTTTATTAATCAGCTCAACACGTCATTCAATTTTTTCTTCTATGTCACCATGAGCAAGAAGTTCTTGAAAACGTATCGAAggttttttgcttttgtttcgactaggacagtgtttcccaaactttgttcCGCGGAACGCTAG